From the Lactuca sativa cultivar Salinas chromosome 9, Lsat_Salinas_v11, whole genome shotgun sequence genome, the window ACCTTGAGAGAAAGATTTaaaatttgtgtgtgtgtatgtgttattGCAGGCGTTTTGAGGCAGTTGAAGCTAGATTTCTTCGGGCGTCTTTTAGTGCATTTATGGATGCTTTGACATTAGCAACGAAGACAATTGAACAATTTGGTAAAGATATGGAACTATGACATGTTACATGTGTGTTCATTAGATGGAATTGTATAACTTGGTATTTGTGGAATTTAGCTTCTTGATTATAGGAGCATaatggaatttttttttgttaaattacaAGCGTTTATAAATTCTGTAAGCATACTTGCTTGCTTGTTTTGCAGGTGTTTTAGTGTATTGTGATTTATGTGTGTGGTTGGGTTTTTATATTAAGAGTGTAAAAAACCGAAAGAATCAAAATTTTGATCTGGTTGAGGGTTTTTAAGTAAAAACAGGAAAAAAAATATCAACCCAACTGAAATACCGAAAATGATGTGGTTAATGTATAAGTTTAGTTGGTAATGTTTGTTGAAAAatgtaaataattaattaatactgCATTTATTATTTCTGAAAAGTACTTGCATTTTCGGTTACTTTCTTGAAATAAATGGTTACAGAAatatttttggtagaaaaatCATTGGTATCTTTTCGGTTAAACCAGTATTTACTCGCTAAAACCGGTTAGGAGATAACAAATGTTTACGATAAATTCTAAAGAACATGAACATAAGGTATATTACAATAAACTGTGTTGGATCCTTTTATGTTGTTTTGAAGTGGGTACCGGTTTTTTTAGGGGAATTCTTTATGTACCCTCAATTACTATAGACAACCTTTTAAATTATGAAAAGGATAAAGTTTTAAAATATATGTTATGTAAAAGGGCTAGATATGTGACATTTAGAAAACGAGTCACAAACCTCTCCAGGAAGAGGCGACAACTGTTATTATTAAGTAATTCACACAAATGGTTCCTAAAGtagtaccatatatatatatatatatatatatatatatatatatatatatatatatatatatatatatatatatatatatatatatatatatatatatatatatatatatactaggtgttaGATCTATGTATTATAGGTGTAAGaagacccatgtattatatgggttcatttaaaaaaatatgaaattctaaaaaTTTAAgaagtttaaatttataaaaaaattagaaaaatattgaattattaaaattaaagtgtttttctcctttaaatttaaacatataatttagataaataaacaaaggacACTAATgaggttttaattttgaaaatttggaaTTAGAAAGAAAGttaattaatgaaattaatatgcatttattattatatttattgaaattaatatatttaataaattattatatgaaatttaataacaataaaaacaaccaCAAAATGCTATGTggaaaaaatttaattgaaaataaccacaaaatgacaagtgccaaaatcaatgagagtgtgtcatgtggcaaaaagattttcatttattagagtatatatatatatatatatatatatatatatatatatatatatatatatatatatatatatatatatatatatatatatatatatatatatcgattatTTAACGTAAGATTCTTAAAAGGTCAATGGAGTTATTAAAGGTAAGAAGGCGTCGtatgattatattattattagagtaaactgcaaaattggtccctCAGGTTTGTCATTTTCTGTGGATCAAGTCCAACAACTTTCAAATTTGCGGATTTGGTCCTTTCTGCCTACTTTCAAATTTGTGGTTTGGGAAAAAAACCTACTATAAAAAAATACAAGGTctgttttagaaaaataataaacTTGAGATTTAATCATGAAAAAGAACACTATGTAAAATCTTTTGTTATACTAACCTTTATTGTTTTGGAATGTCTCTACTCATATCATATTTTAATTGAATTTGGATTATTCAAATCCatattttcacaaccaaaaatttcaAACTCACTTGACCATATTGAAACGAATCATTGAAACAAACACCCTTAAATTTCATCCTATCATTCTATTATTCTATTGCACAAGAATTGTTGTAGCATTATGTACTTACCACAAAAGATTACTGCAAAAACGAAAATATCTCAATAAAAATGTTGTAATTTCCCTAACATAACTTCGCGAAACACACTAACCTCTATATCTATAGTTAATTAGTTATACTTATTCCTTCTAATCTATCACATCTACACATACTAATGTGCAAAATGAAGCTATTAAACCATAGAAATACGAATACCCTAACATTATAGCCACTTATAAATGAATTCAAcaagaaatatatatatttatatattgtttTTGCATAAAGTCCTCTAATTTTCACCTCAATATTCATCCAAATAAGTGTAAAGCATTTCATCTTTCTTTGACTTGCGCCTACTGAGCAATGCCTTGAGCAGACGTTTGCTTTTGCTCTGAATTTGATCACCTTCTTTCCATGTCTCTCGATCACCATTCCTCTGCTTTGAAACTGATTTCCTAGGCTCTTGATGCTGCACAACATATATTGTcaaatgtctaaaatacccttcCATGAAATCACTaccattaattaattatttataagaTTTGATGTAGTTTACCCATTGTTGTGGAAATGTGGTTTGAGTTGTTGGTCTAGTGGAATTTGGAGTGGAAGATCTTGAATTTGACCTTGAATTTGGAGTGATTGATCTTGATCTACTTGAGAATGATTCAGTATGCAATAGAGGAAATCGAGGTGGTGAAACTGCTCTCTTCTCTGACTCACCATAAACTATGCATTTTTGAAAAACACCATTTAAAAGAATTAAGTAAAAATACATTTGCATACACAAAGAAAATTATATGCGAAATTAATGTATACAAAGTTACAAACCAAAATCTTTTCTTGTCACCATGTCCTCAAAGGAAAACGAGTCAGGTTGTTGGGAAGCTTGTggagaaggagaaggagaaggagaaggagaagaagaaggagattgCTCTTTTCTGCATTTTAAAAAAGAATTAGCATACTAAAAGTACAGTTTCTTTCACCAATTCGCcatcattttcataaaaaaattaatcGTTTATCCAGACAACACTTTATGTTATGAGTTTAATCAAAAACTTTACCTGACTAAAGTTCCAGGCTTTTCATGAATTATAGCTTGAACGACTTCTTGTATGCCAAAAGGAATCAAAGAAAACGATAAGATACAATCATTGGAGTTCATAAACAGAGAATGCACAtcatcaaaagtcaaaacaaTGATAATATATTCTTACCATTCATATGTTCATGTTGATCATGTTCACGTTCTTCAACTAATGTGCATTCTTCATGCTTTAATATAGTTCCATTGCCATCTTGAATCATCTCCCCAACTGAACATTGTCATAAAGCATCATGAAAGTTGCAAATTCCACATTTTTGGAATGTTTTTAAGCCATATTACATGGGGCTATTGCAAGATGTGGAAGCATACTTTCATGTATgggtttattatagcatcctactttcatttctttttattgcAACATAGCATTCTTAATCattttcttattaagacattatgcttttgaaaaaacttagaattttaatttcaaaacattatactttgaaaaatctacctatTTATATGAAAATAAGATGCTATAattaacaaataaatgaaagtatgttgctatttcttgcatttagaacTAATTTGGATCCACAAGTACCAGGCAAGACATATCGCTTATGATACTTGGGAATTTTTAAAAGCGACGACTGCTGGGAAACGCCTTCGTGATCAAAATAGCCATGGCATGTTCTTACTcgctacaaaattaattaaaaaaaaaaacaaaattagacACAAAAATAACGCTTATTTTGACCAAAAAGGACGAACTTGAATTTCACATTTTTAAAGCTTTCTACGGCTATTTTCGATGAAGAGGgtgagggcatttacgtcttttgcacaaACGAGAAAGAGTGAGTATACCTTTTTGGATGGGACAAAAAGCTGCAATTTTTTTGTCTCACGTACGTCAGAAGCAGTACAACCTATTAAATTATGTTACGTCATGTCCTGTGTAACTATTTTACCTTTTTGGATGTGACAGACAAGAAGCTGCAAATTTTGTCTAATTCACACCAGTCTCGGTCCCAGTCCAATATACCTCATATGCAGTACAACCTGTCCTGTCAGAACAAATGGATCCTAAAGAATGGCCAAAATGAAAGAGTACCTGTTCAATGCAAGATACTCGAAGCTCTGATCCGGAAACTTCTTCAACCTTATCGTCAAAAATATTGTCAACTTTATTCGAAGCAGCACCCAAATGGTCAACCGTATTGACTATAGCCTTGATGGCATAATCTTTTAATGTGTCAACCACCCTATCAACAAATCGATAGTATATTGTAtgaataaaaatttgagattaaGCTACAACGTTTAAATCTGGAAAAAAAatgttgactttttaggtcaaacTCACATTTGCTTTTGGTCATCGTTGGTGTATGATAGTTCAAAGTATTCAGCGGCCGAATATAATTGCTTTCTCAAATTTGTTAAATCCTGAAAAAATTAAATTACAGGggatatattttatgattttaatttGGTTTCTTTATAGATAATTGTGAAACTAGAAAGAGAGCGATGAATGCCTTGAGACTTTCCGAAAATAGCAATGTTTCGT encodes:
- the LOC111920423 gene encoding protein ABIL3 isoform X3, with protein sequence METLSSSTSTSFPREPANYDEIAMHETLLFSESLKDLTNLRKQLYSAAEYFELSYTNDDQKQMVVDTLKDYAIKAIVNTVDHLGAASNKVDNIFDDKVEEVSGSELRVSCIEQRVRTCHGYFDHEGVSQQSSLLKIPKYHKRYVLPVGEMIQDGNGTILKHEECTLVEEREHDQHEHMNEVVQAIIHEKPGTLVRKEQSPSSSPSPSPSPSPQASQQPDSFSFEDMVTRKDFVYGESEKRAVSPPRFPLLHTESFSSRSRSITPNSRSNSRSSTPNSTRPTTQTTFPQQWHQEPRKSVSKQRNGDRETWKEGDQIQSKSKRLLKALLSRRKSKKDEMLYTYLDEY
- the LOC111920423 gene encoding protein ABIL3 isoform X2; the encoded protein is MGIPSMETLSSSTSTSFPREPANYDEIAMHETLLFSESLKDLTNLRKQLYSAAEYFELSYTNDDQKQMVVDTLKDYAIKAIVNTVDHLGAASNKVDNIFDDKVEEVSGSELRVSCIEQRVRTCHGYFDHEGVSQQSSLLKIPKYHKRYVLPVGEMIQDGNGTILKHEECTLVEEREHDQHEHMNVVQAIIHEKPGTLVRKEQSPSSSPSPSPSPSPQASQQPDSFSFEDMVTRKDFVYGESEKRAVSPPRFPLLHTESFSSRSRSITPNSRSNSRSSTPNSTRPTTQTTFPQQWHQEPRKSVSKQRNGDRETWKEGDQIQSKSKRLLKALLSRRKSKKDEMLYTYLDEY
- the LOC111920423 gene encoding protein ABIL3 isoform X1; the encoded protein is MGIPSMETLSSSTSTSFPREPANYDEIAMHETLLFSESLKDLTNLRKQLYSAAEYFELSYTNDDQKQMVVDTLKDYAIKAIVNTVDHLGAASNKVDNIFDDKVEEVSGSELRVSCIEQRVRTCHGYFDHEGVSQQSSLLKIPKYHKRYVLPVGEMIQDGNGTILKHEECTLVEEREHDQHEHMNEVVQAIIHEKPGTLVRKEQSPSSSPSPSPSPSPQASQQPDSFSFEDMVTRKDFVYGESEKRAVSPPRFPLLHTESFSSRSRSITPNSRSNSRSSTPNSTRPTTQTTFPQQWHQEPRKSVSKQRNGDRETWKEGDQIQSKSKRLLKALLSRRKSKKDEMLYTYLDEY